In Rhinopithecus roxellana isolate Shanxi Qingling chromosome 4, ASM756505v1, whole genome shotgun sequence, a single genomic region encodes these proteins:
- the GCM2 gene encoding chorion-specific transcription factor GCMb: protein MPAAAVQDMVGVCSYGMQLSWDINDPQMPQELALFDQFREWPDGYVRFVYSSDEKKAQRHLSGWAMRNTNNHNGRILKKSCLGVVVCAQACALPDGSRLQLRPAICDKARLKQQKKACPNCHSALELIPCRGHSGYPVTNFWRLDGNAIFFQAKGVHDHPRPESKSETEARRSAIKRQMASFYQPQKKRIRESKAEENQDSSGHFSNIPPLENPEDFDIATETSFPIPGQPCPSFPNSVSYKATCDLAIFQGDKMPPFQKHSSPRIYLPRPPCSYELANPGYTNSSPYPTLCKDSTSIPNDTDWVHLNTLQYNVNSYSSCERSFDFTNKQHGWKPALGKPSLVERTDHGQFQAMATRPYYNPELPCRYLTTPQPGAPALQTVITTTTKVSYQAYQPPAMKYSDSVRELKSLSSCNYAPEDTGMSVYPEAWGPSVTVTRATSPSGPLPMKSAGDCRAIRPTVAIPHEPVSSRTDEAETWDVCLSGLGCAISYSDRVGPFFTYNNEDF from the exons GAGCTGGCCCTCTTCGACCAGTTCCGAGAGTGGCCTGATGGCTACGTGCGCTTCGTCTACAGCAGTGATGAGAAGAAGGCTCAGCGTCACCTGAGCGGCTGGGCCATGCGCAACACCAACAACCACAATGGCCGCATCCTCAAGAAGTcgtgcctgggtgtggtggtgtgtgcacaGGCCTGTGCCCTGCCCGACGGTTCCCGCCTGCAGCTGCGGCCAGCCATCTGCGACAAGGCACGGCTGAAACAGCAGA AGAAGGCATGCCCTAACTGTCATTCTGCTTTGGAGTTGATTCCTTGTCGAGGGCACAGCGGATACCCCGTAACCAACTTTTGGCGGCTTGATGGCAATGCGATCTTTTTTCAG GCCAAGGGAGTTCATGATCACCCAAGACCAGAAAGCAAATCGGAGACGGAAGCTAGAAGAAGCGCCATCAAGAGACAAATGGCCTCTTTCTACCAACCCCAGAAAAAGAGAATTCGAGAATCCAAG GCGGAAGAAAATCAAGACAGCAGTGGTCATTTCAGCAACATACCTCCCTTGGAAAATCCAGAAGACTTTGATATAGCTACTGAAACCAGCTTCCCTATTCCAGGGCAGCCTTGCCCTTCCTTCCCAAACTCTGTTTCTTACAAAGCTACCTGTGACCTAGCCATCTTTCAAGGAGACAAAATGCCACCCTTTCAGAAACACTCAAGCCCAAGAATCTATTTGCCTAGGCCACCTTGCAGCTATGAATTGGCAAACCCTGGTTATACAAATTCGAGCCCATATCCCACCCTTTGTAAGGATTCCACCAGTATCCCTAATGACACAGACTGGGTTCATCTGAACACACTACAATATAATGTCAATTCATACAGCAGCTGTGAGAGAAGCTTTGATTTCACCAACAAACAGCATGGCTGGAAACCAGCCCTTGGAAAACCCAGCCTTGTGGAGAGGACTGACCATGGGCAGTTTCAGGCCATGGCCACTCGCCCTTATTATAACCCAGAGCTTCCCTGCAGGTACCTCACGACTCCGCAACCAGGTGCCCCTGCCCTACAAACTGTGATTACCACCACCACTAAAGTGTCCTACCAGGCCTACCAGCCCCCTGCTATGAAATACAGTGACAGTGTGCGAGAATTGAAGAGCCTTTCGAGCTGTAACTATGCTCCTGAAGATACTGGGATGTCTGTCTATCCAGAAGCCTGGGGTCCTTCAGTGACAGTCACCAGGGCTACCTCTCCTTCAGGGCCACTTCCTATGAAAAGTGCAGGAGATTGCCGGGCCATCAGACCCACTGTGGCTATTCCCCATGAGCCAGTTTCCTCTAGGACAGATGAAGCAGAGACTTGGGATGTTTGTCTGTCTGGGCTGGGCTGTGCAATCAGTTACTCAGATAGAGTGGGTCCCTTCTTTACCTATAACAATGAGGATTTTTGA